The Macadamia integrifolia cultivar HAES 741 chromosome 3, SCU_Mint_v3, whole genome shotgun sequence genome segment TGGTGGCATTGAAGGTGAAGGCTCCTCCACCCCCGGCACGCCCTAGCACGACAGCGCCACTGCTCGATCCCTCGCGTTGTGTGCCGATCGATCTAGTCACTGTGTTGGATGTCAAAGGGAGCATGACCGACGCCAAATTGAAGATGCTGAAGCGTGCCATGCGGCTTGTGATATCGTCACTTGGCTCCTCTGATCGGCTCTCTATCATTGTCTTCTCGGCGTGCTCCAAGAGGTTGTTGTCGCTGAGAAGGATGACGGCTCAGGGCCAGCGCTTGGTGCGGCGAATCATCAATCGGCTCGTCGTTGGGCAGGGTACCAGCGTTGGAGAAGCTCTGAGGAAAGCCACTAAGGTGCTGGAAGATCGATGGGAGAGAAATCCCGTGGCGAGTATCATGCTCCTACCCGACGGCCAGGACGAGCGTGTCTCTAGAGCGAATTCAGAGGATCGACGGGGTTCGAAACCCCAAGTGTCATTGACAAGATTCTCACATTTGGAGATCCCGGTGCACGCATTCAGCTTCGGGGAGAATGCGAATTTGATTAAGTCCAAGTGTCATCCATCTGTGAaaccctttattttttgttataaattattctttttctttttctttttcttttttcgagcgcttcttgtcttcttcatctttattGATTTCCTTCTCTCCCTCTGCTCTCCCCGCCAATTTTAGCAGAATTTTTGTGGCCGAAAATTGCAATTAACCAATAAACTTCtcaagtttttgttcttggagttaTTGGATTAAACTCCTCTCGACTTGTATAATAGAAATGGAATCAGTTAATCTCTACTCTGCTAAAGCTTCAGTTCGAATGCATTTTTAAAGATTGTGTTCGATGTTCAATGGGGGCCATTTCCGATTCTCGCCGACGATGGACTATCAAGTCGTAGGTAGGGAGAGAACGATAGAAGGAGAGAAAGTGATAAGGAGAGAATGAAATGGTGTACAGGTGAAGAGGGGGTATTTTTTGGATAATAAGACAAAGGTGTTTCCTCATAAGgattaaattttcatttcatccCATAAGTTAATAGAGACTGACAAGGgagtttgagtctaatttggcaAAAGAGAGGGGATGTTcttataatactggcattctccagggggtggcgctgtaaattattCTTTCTTTAAATTACGCTTTCTCTTACGGTAACCCTTCTGTCACATCGGTCCTAAATAAATTTCTCAACAACCAGAACTCTGCTTCTATGGATGCCAATGTCGGTATGGGCGACATTGAAGCATTGAAGTTTGCATACATGGAGCTGCTGAAGCAGTTGGAAGCAGAAAAGATCCGATCCTCTCAACTCATCAAGAAACCCTCAAAAGAAGAGGAACCATGGTGGTGGGAAGCACCAATCCATCCTCATATGTGATTGGTTGTGTTGGTGAGATAGCCATCCGGCCTCATCACGGAATCATAGTAACGATACAGAATGAGTAATTTCAGGAGTAATTGCAGAGCGATTCCGCTGATCGGAAAAGAGCTATTGTTCAACGGATCTTTTGACTCTACACACTCTATAAAGAGTAACAGTAAAGTTGGGAAAGAAAACGCATTTGATCAGCCAATTGGAGCCCTGAACTCTTGAAGCCTTCTctgtcttcttcatcatcggtTCGTGAAAACCTACAGGTTGAGCTTCAACGCTTGAAGACCAGTATGGTAGAGCTTCGGAACAATGTGCCCGAACGGGTTTCTAACTTCTCTCCTCAATCTCCTTTCTTTTAgtgaattggaattggaattggatgcTTCTGCAAGTGACGGACATGGCGATTTTGGTTTGGGACCTAAATTTTTCTGAAGAACCATACCATTGGCATTTTCCCCTGtttctttatttcaaattttaagtaaTTCATGTTACTCGTTAGTATCTTCACTGTATTATTGAATTCTTGcattcttggaaaaaaaaaaacaatttttaaaTCATCAAGATTTGGCCTGGAAAAAACCCTTTTCTACCTTATGATTAATGATGTCTTCCCAGTCTGTTCATTTAACCATGTACTCTTCTTTGAATTCTTAATTATAAGATTTACAATTTTAACTTCAAAGAATGAGCTAGATGTTAAATCTTCTTTTAAGGGTATTAAATGGGAGGTCAGGTACACTGCCGGCTTTTCTAGAGTTAACGGCTCAATCAATGGGAGGGTTAGGATGAGAGGGGATATGAGACTTTTTCAAGTGAAGAAATTAACTTTGTTATGTTCAAGTAGTGATCTAAATGATTAAGGGCTAACAAATAAAATGGGCAGATCTTTGAAGGAATGCTGGCCCCCAACAATAAAATTGTTTATGACCTGGAATTAGAACATTATGTCCCAGCTTCTGTTAGTAAGATGGTTAAGATTGTTACATGATTTGTGTAGCAATTAACTCAGGATTATCGGGACTCCGCCCAAGCCTTTAAAAAAGTGGCTAGTACATAGAAAATACTGTAACTTCATACATTATGTCATAACTGTGCTCCAAGGTTGGGATGAGCTGCCTCAGCTGGCTGGCGGGGCAAGAGGTGCAGGCTCTGGAGCCACGTCTGCTGCTCCCAAAAACCCATTGTCGCTGTGGTGAAGTTTATTGTCTAATCCCCACTTGGTAGCAGTTTTTAAATCATCTTGGGCCATCAATCTTGAGAATTCCTCATGGTTGTATTGCAATTCGACTTTCCCCCCAAGTTCTGTTGGAAGATCATCCACATCAAAATATGATTTCATGAGTTCCACACTCTCTTTGTTCTTGGGGTAGACAAATTTCACCTTCTCAAATGTTTTTTGATCCAGGAAGTACTTTACAACCTGCATGGACAGAAGCCAAGCAAGTTAAATCATTGCATTGGAACAGCCTCCAGAAATTATGACACCTCATAAGCAcatggaagaggaagaaatttgGAAAAATGGAAACATGGCTTCTGTAATTTTCGTCTGTCCAAACTCCAACCTCAATTAAAAAGCATAATTCAAAATGGAGATCTTCATGGCTAAATTTAAGGAGTTGGGAGTCCAACATACAACAGGATTATAAATACACTGCAGTATAAAGAcattaaggctgcatttggtatgcattctaagCCGATAAAGCATTAGACACAACCTTACTTCCACACACTCATAAACCTCTGGAGCAACTATTTATTTACCGTATATTTGTCATCTCATCTTTACAACCTCACATTTTGTGCCGCACACCCCACTCCTTGAAAATTTCAACTCTAAACCATTGTTAAAGAGAATAATGAACTATACAATTACACTTTGAAAGTGTTTGGAATCGTACAGTGGACTTTTTGAAATTATGGGTGCAGTTGGTgtgatttcttggaatgcattatcAATGAATACCAAATACAGCCTAAGTCAATCATTCTACAGCCCATCACTAGAATACAGACAGATTCATTGTTGGCCTTGAGTGTTAattattgtgtgtgtgtgtgtgtgtgtgagagagagagagagagagagagagagagagagagagagcaagtgaTGCTTGGACTAATCTTGTGTCCTGCTTCTCAATAGAAGGTAAAAACAAATTCATTTCAGGTTGTATGAAAAGAAGCCATTTCATTTTAATGTTGATAAGAATGGAAACAAGTTCTATTTTTAGGAAGACCACATGCATGAAAAAAATTCATCCCATGTGACAATCTAGCATGAAGTTTGGCCCCATAAGGTTACATGTGAAGTGAAGTACGATAAAATTTTCAGTAGTAAAGAGAAATAAAGTAACAATGTAAAAGAAACTCTTAATTGGGGtgtttggtttggattgatgTAAAGTGATAGGAAACATGTAaggcccacaacatagagaagaagatgggaagaaAAAGATATTTTCAATGATGTTTTGGTtgaaagtgaagtgaaattaagtTACCATAATCGGAATATTTTTTAGTTAGACATTTTTTCATTGAAGTGACTAAAAATCTTCCATTTTgttataatttttattctacTTCACTTCTAACCAAATGGATCCTTAATATTCAGTTTAAAAGAAACTTAAGTATATCTATAAGTGTTTTCGTTGATTCCGTTCACATTCACCAAAGAAACAAGAGTCTCACTCGGATAAGTTGAGTTCTTACCTTCCAAAATGCTTCAAAAATTCTCGGGGGATTGTAGAGAAATGCCATCCCAAGTCTCTCAGGATAGTGATTCTGTAGAATATTGATAGTCTCTCGGGCAGTTTTTATGGGCACACTGTTGTTCAATGACCAGCCAGTGAAGTCTATTAACCACGACGTCTGTTCTTGATCATCAGGAAGATTAAGGATAGCATTCTCCAGCAAGTACACTAGATGCCTCATCTGGTTGTCATGTGATTGTGTGTTCTGCcccaaaggaagaaaaggtTAGAACAGATCATACCAAAGGGGCTGATTTCAAAATCTAACAGAATGGCATTCATGCTTCATAAACGATAATCAAATTACAAGAGAACCACCTGCATTCCGGGTCTCAATATAAGAACAGTCCTCCCAAACCGATCATGAAAATTTGCTCTGTATACTTTGCCGGTCTCACCCTCAATTGCAACTTCATGCTgaaaatgaatttcttattcagGATAAGTGCAATAtttcattaattgaattcaaaggGAATTACAAACAGAACATATCTAGCAAAATATCAAATACCACTGGGAGAGGGGGCATCAAATACTACAAGAGGTAGGATGCTTTTCTGACATAAAGATGCACATGAAGACACCTGGAAAGGAGTGGGCCCTACCATTTAATGAGTCCCATTTTATGAGCtctgcaagaaaaaaaaaaaaacaaataggggagatgaacttggccatccttaTGGCAAAAGAATCTACAGGATATGAGGACCTTAGGGAGAAAAAGGGGCGCTCAAAATTGATCTAGGCTCAAAGCCTATGGCCAGGCCTGCTAGGtgttcttagatttttttttttttgggtacaggGACACTTCAGGATCTAAAAGGGAAAGATGGATAACACCATGCATTTCATATGCTCACTTATCGATCATGATAAAAGATCTGCAAAAGGCTTCTCCAAGCTAATAATGTTTAGAGACAGGGAAGACCCTGCCTGCCCACTGTCGTTGCCGTACGTCCCAAGTAGGTTCATCAGTAAAGCATAACCTCTCAAATTAGTCAGAGGCAGCTCTTGGCTGCATTTTCAGTTCACCGACAACATGCACTTATACTATGAAGCATAAAATCATAAATCTTAGAGACCAAGTGCTTTGAGATAATACAAACCCTAGCAGTGAGTAAATAGAAAAGTTGCATTGCAGATTCGCAGGTAAAACACATATACACCAGCAGTAGAGAACTATCTCTCTGTCCAAGATCAGCTGATTTTTGGGATCTTGTGATTGAAAGTAAAGGAAACATATGAGGTAGGATTAAACCTCATTAATTTTTAAGGCTAGcccatttattaattattacatTCCAGTCTTCAGAAGTCCAGTGACTACTAGAATGAATTCAAAGGAACTTGAAGGTAAGGGATACCAGAAAGGACAAGTTTATCCAATAGAAAGTAGTTCATCTATCATAAGAAGAAGGAGCTTAGGCCCAGATAGAGCGATAGAAAGAAACAACTCCTTCCAATCAAACTGGACATGGAGATTTCCAACTGAACCCAACAGCCAGTGATACTTAGTGATGAAAGCTGTAAATAGCATTACAATTGGATAAACTATTACCCAGCCAGAAGAATCACTCTTCTGTGTTTTAGTGGAATGCATCCGGTCAATATGTGAAAAGATTCATTTCAAACTTTTCCATGACTGCCAAGATTGTCCTCACAATTGCTCACCGGCCAGTTCGATAGGGGTATTCTAAAATTCCATTGGGAGAATAGCTTGTGCTCCAATTCTTAGGGACAGTTTGACATAATTTCAAAGGTTGTTCCACGGGGAAACTTGGGCCAACAGAGATGAGCAGTGTCTCCAGGTATAGCTCTCTGTATGATCAATGCATCTTAAGGCCCCTAATGGTAACTCTTAACGATTGTGATTTCCAACTCTTCTGGCATCTCGCGCAAGATACACTCCACAGCTTCAAGAGGCTGTGGTGATTAAGTAGTTTAATCGAGGTAGAAGCAGTATGGAAACTCTCTCATCAGATTAAACAGAACCATCTACCTTGAACATTTTGTCTGAGTGGATCTATAGGATCTGGTTTCGAAAGCATTCCTCTAGTTTTTGATGAATTTC includes the following:
- the LOC122074671 gene encoding phosphatidylinositol transfer protein 3 isoform X1; translation: MFRWRTSHNSEENDSVQKDEKVNELRTAIGPLSGCILQYCTDACLRRYLEARNWNIDKSKKMLEETLKWRSSYKPEEIRWHEVAIEGETGKVYRANFHDRFGRTVLILRPGMQNTQSHDNQMRHLVYLLENAILNLPDDQEQTSWLIDFTGWSLNNSVPIKTARETINILQNHYPERLGMAFLYNPPRIFEAFWKVVKYFLDQKTFEKVKFVYPKNKESVELMKSYFDVDDLPTELGGKVELQYNHEEFSRLMAQDDLKTATKWGLDNKLHHSDNGFLGAADVAPEPAPLAPPAS
- the LOC122074671 gene encoding phosphatidylinositol transfer protein PDR16 isoform X2; the protein is MFKHEVAIEGETGKVYRANFHDRFGRTVLILRPGMQNTQSHDNQMRHLVYLLENAILNLPDDQEQTSWLIDFTGWSLNNSVPIKTARETINILQNHYPERLGMAFLYNPPRIFEAFWKVVKYFLDQKTFEKVKFVYPKNKESVELMKSYFDVDDLPTELGGKVELQYNHEEFSRLMAQDDLKTATKWGLDNKLHHSDNGFLGAADVAPEPAPLAPPAS